TTTAAAATAAATGGCCAATAGATAAAAGATCTATTCTCTTATGAGAGATTTTGTATTTTCTGTGCATAATTAACTGCTGTTTGATTAAGAACTCCAGTTGTTTGATTTACCGCTGCTCCGGATCTTGTTGCTGCATTTTGAACATTCTTTACATAGAAGTATGCTGCAATAGCGGCAACTGCAACTGCTGCTGCAATTAAAATACCTACTTCCATTGAAAGTTGTCCTTTTTTTGATAATAATTTTTTTAAGATTTTCATTTGATCACCTTCACATTATTTTTTTACATTTTAATATCTTACTCCTAATCATATATAAAAGTTACACCTTGTGATATATATTATTTATTTTTAAAGATTTTATAA
This Methanocaldococcus sp. DNA region includes the following protein-coding sequences:
- a CDS encoding class III signal peptide-containing protein, translated to MKILKKLLSKKGQLSMEVGILIAAAVAVAAIAAYFYVKNVQNAATRSGAAVNQTTGVLNQTAVNYAQKIQNLS